A single window of Methanoregula sp. DNA harbors:
- a CDS encoding GntP family permease — MYSILIFLLTIALISVIAIRYRTPPFLILFAGALFFGIASGMPLNDLVSQAIDGMGRIFALLGLVILAGAVIAKLMQEQHQIEQVVSDLRSITEKPFALSGFAGYILAIPLMCCITAFVILQPIINGMGNSKNHRKGLLYTAALGSLISFALIYPTPVIIALFAALPDAAISPVVFDLYMIPVSLFLLAAAVLLMRHRFGESGSGELPAPAVQPVSKEKSRFKAWCPFIVMGIVMVGCTALFRLSPSILIQIVMFAGLIAALTLAPATIRTSAFSAGAKHAGVIIFDLCGAGALGAVIGASAMGTEAYSLLIPCLPLLAVPFLLAALVQTAQGSRVVTAVITGEIIAGTGIATSIHPIPLILLISGGACIVSYVTDPYFWLVQRATGDDVATVVKNYTVPLAAFGVMMFVVAAAMEIGLPL; from the coding sequence ATGTACTCCATCCTGATCTTTCTTTTGACCATCGCCCTCATCTCGGTCATTGCAATCAGGTACCGTACTCCGCCGTTCCTCATCCTTTTTGCAGGGGCGCTCTTCTTCGGGATTGCATCCGGGATGCCGCTTAATGACCTTGTTTCGCAGGCGATCGACGGTATGGGCAGGATATTTGCACTGTTAGGGCTGGTGATCCTCGCAGGTGCTGTCATCGCAAAGCTGATGCAGGAGCAGCACCAGATCGAACAGGTCGTTTCTGACCTGAGGTCGATTACAGAAAAGCCGTTTGCCCTCTCCGGGTTTGCCGGGTATATCCTTGCGATCCCGCTGATGTGCTGCATCACGGCATTTGTTATCCTGCAGCCCATAATCAACGGGATGGGAAATTCCAAGAATCACCGGAAAGGGCTGCTCTACACCGCGGCGCTCGGAAGCCTGATATCGTTTGCGCTGATCTACCCGACGCCGGTCATCATCGCGCTCTTTGCAGCACTTCCCGATGCTGCAATCTCCCCGGTTGTCTTCGATCTGTACATGATCCCGGTCTCGCTTTTTTTGCTTGCCGCAGCTGTCCTGCTGATGCGACACCGGTTTGGAGAATCCGGATCCGGTGAACTGCCTGCACCGGCAGTGCAGCCTGTATCAAAGGAAAAGTCCCGTTTTAAGGCATGGTGCCCATTCATCGTGATGGGAATTGTGATGGTAGGCTGCACCGCGCTCTTCCGGCTCTCGCCATCTATCCTGATCCAGATCGTCATGTTCGCTGGGCTGATTGCCGCGCTCACGCTCGCGCCAGCGACAATCCGGACAAGCGCTTTTTCCGCTGGCGCAAAACACGCGGGCGTGATCATCTTTGACCTCTGCGGGGCGGGAGCACTCGGTGCGGTGATCGGTGCAAGTGCAATGGGAACGGAGGCGTACTCCCTGCTTATCCCGTGCCTCCCGCTGCTTGCCGTGCCATTCCTGCTCGCGGCACTGGTCCAGACAGCCCAGGGTTCCCGGGTCGTGACTGCGGTAATCACCGGCGAGATCATTGCAGGAACCGGCATTGCCACGTCCATCCATCCGATCCCGCTCATCCTGCTCATCAGTGGCGGCGCATGCATTGTGTCGTACGTCACCGACCCGTACTTCTGGCTCGTCCAGCGGGCGACGGGGGACGATGTTGCTACGGTTGTTAAGAACTACACGGTCCCGCTCGCCGCGTTCGGTGTTATGATGTTTGTCGTGGCTGCTGCAATGGAGATAGGATTGCCTTTGTAG
- a CDS encoding transposase produces MKGKVIEFHSAMISGTRWIGVDLNTTGHVAVAADPLSGKVMKLGKNAPYIHSHCLNNCTKLIKSGKFWKLKKLKSRERSIIKGVIHTISRQIVSFAESVGSGIKFEKLFSPRHDPTKESTNYFEFSFDNASFFHLQRQVERKAKKAGIPVIYVNPAYTSKRCSRCGGFGRRYRKRFECPHCGFVVHADVNAAFNIATASFVMDAIGAGSEMTHERIRLSKKQVRRLTRTAPVYACSGHGMFSSKDFENLLYVLECHDQQVQCTPS; encoded by the coding sequence GTGAAAGGAAAGGTGATCGAATTTCATTCAGCCATGATATCCGGGACCCGCTGGATCGGTGTTGACTTAAACACCACCGGGCATGTGGCGGTGGCCGCCGACCCGTTGAGCGGGAAGGTCATGAAACTGGGAAAGAATGCACCATATATTCACAGCCATTGCCTGAACAACTGTACAAAACTCATAAAATCGGGAAAGTTCTGGAAACTAAAGAAGCTCAAAAGCCGCGAGCGGAGCATCATCAAGGGTGTGATCCACACCATCAGCAGGCAGATCGTTTCGTTTGCGGAATCGGTCGGTTCCGGCATCAAATTCGAGAAACTCTTCAGCCCCCGGCACGACCCTACGAAAGAATCAACGAACTATTTTGAATTCTCGTTTGACAATGCCTCGTTCTTCCACCTCCAGCGGCAGGTCGAACGCAAGGCAAAAAAAGCCGGCATCCCCGTCATCTATGTAAATCCTGCATACACCTCCAAACGGTGCAGCAGGTGCGGCGGGTTCGGCCGGCGGTACCGGAAACGGTTCGAGTGCCCGCACTGCGGGTTTGTTGTGCATGCCGATGTGAATGCGGCATTCAATATCGCCACCGCTTCGTTTGTGATGGATGCGATCGGGGCAGGCAGCGAGATGACCCATGAACGCATCCGGCTTTCAAAAAAGCAGGTGCGCAGGCTTACAAGGACGGCGCCAGTATATGCCTGTTCCGGACATGGCATGTTTTCATCGAAGGATTTTGAGAATCTTCTATATGTATTGGAGTGCCACGATCAGCAGGTGCAATGTACTCCATCCTGA
- a CDS encoding DUF2070 family protein: protein MAIGSDVKLGQLTRFLFTAPSWKRSLVIIALLGLLIDGVGVRAWVILPVSNIPFSGTIAFTLPALVAFLVTKPLIEHSGKAMTWNRSALLALSCTVFAVIITLAAFISKVEPVFLFYAISLGFVFGLRLFVLVAIADYRIPRMLFPAFIQSGTGILAGMFLFPPAGGFVIFALVLHCVFGLGFAILIWLIERPLQRAFRIRGLAFINAFIAHTTDGSKGMEDFFREIGEEIFVPQESLFFKLRNGKGVIFTVPNLHPGPMGEIGGGNLPRILHDNFEEETLVPHGCATHDFNLVSESEILKVIAALRDSQRNLQYDGTATRSFRISTGSVQLLVQRFGDAILLVSTRSPRRTEDLDYAIGMAIMAEGHRWYPHVAFVDAHNCMTDLSSPVLAATLTATEYMKAAHAAMELCLSEQLRPFAIGVAHQTVPFSREQGFGDLGIQVLVIDVAGQTTAYVLIDGNNMAQGVREVLLEAVLTRVDAAEIMTTDSHVVNTITGKNPVGMHVPPAEFLPFVMQAVSAALADRAPAEVAAGTAHCDRIVVFGSNRISQLASTVNAMLIYVAPLSLAMLLLAFLLSLVAYIVIV, encoded by the coding sequence ATGGCGATCGGCAGTGATGTCAAGCTCGGGCAGCTGACCCGGTTCCTGTTCACCGCCCCGTCGTGGAAACGTTCCCTTGTTATTATCGCACTGCTCGGCCTCCTCATCGATGGCGTAGGAGTGCGTGCATGGGTGATCCTGCCGGTCTCAAACATCCCGTTCTCTGGGACCATCGCGTTCACCCTCCCGGCGCTTGTTGCGTTCCTTGTAACAAAACCTCTCATCGAGCATAGTGGCAAGGCGATGACCTGGAACCGGTCTGCACTGCTCGCACTCAGCTGCACCGTATTTGCGGTCATCATCACGCTTGCCGCATTCATATCCAAGGTTGAGCCCGTTTTCCTTTTCTACGCGATCTCGCTTGGGTTCGTTTTCGGGCTCCGGCTATTTGTGCTGGTCGCGATCGCCGACTACCGGATCCCGCGGATGCTCTTTCCAGCGTTCATCCAGAGCGGCACCGGTATCCTTGCCGGCATGTTCCTCTTCCCGCCGGCAGGCGGGTTTGTCATTTTTGCGCTCGTGCTCCACTGCGTCTTTGGACTTGGATTTGCGATCCTGATCTGGCTGATCGAACGCCCCCTGCAACGGGCATTCCGGATCCGGGGGCTTGCGTTCATCAACGCATTCATCGCCCATACTACAGACGGGTCAAAGGGTATGGAGGACTTCTTCCGCGAGATTGGAGAGGAGATATTTGTCCCGCAGGAGAGCCTGTTTTTTAAACTTCGCAACGGAAAAGGCGTCATCTTTACCGTCCCGAATCTGCACCCCGGCCCCATGGGTGAGATCGGTGGCGGCAACCTGCCCCGGATCCTGCACGATAATTTTGAGGAGGAAACCCTTGTACCGCATGGATGCGCCACGCATGATTTCAACCTCGTCTCTGAGAGCGAGATTTTAAAGGTGATTGCAGCGCTCAGGGATTCACAGCGCAACCTCCAGTACGACGGTACTGCAACCCGCTCTTTCAGGATCTCTACGGGTTCGGTACAGCTGCTCGTCCAGCGGTTTGGGGATGCAATACTGCTGGTCTCCACGCGTTCTCCCCGGCGGACCGAAGACCTCGACTATGCGATCGGCATGGCAATTATGGCAGAAGGGCACCGCTGGTATCCCCACGTTGCGTTTGTCGATGCGCATAACTGTATGACCGACCTCTCGTCACCGGTGCTTGCAGCAACACTCACCGCAACTGAGTATATGAAGGCAGCTCACGCGGCGATGGAGTTATGTCTTTCCGAACAGCTCCGGCCGTTTGCGATAGGGGTCGCCCACCAGACCGTGCCATTCTCCCGCGAGCAGGGATTTGGGGATCTCGGCATCCAGGTGCTTGTCATCGATGTGGCAGGGCAGACAACCGCATATGTCCTCATCGATGGCAATAACATGGCGCAGGGCGTGCGGGAGGTGCTGCTCGAAGCAGTCCTCACCAGAGTGGATGCCGCCGAGATCATGACTACCGATTCGCATGTAGTTAACACGATTACCGGGAAGAACCCGGTGGGAATGCATGTGCCACCTGCGGAGTTCCTGCCGTTTGTCATGCAGGCGGTCAGTGCTGCCCTTGCTGACCGTGCACCCGCGGAAGTGGCGGCAGGTACGGCGCACTGCGACCGTATTGTCGTTTTCGGGTCAAACCGGATCTCACAGCTCGCAAGCACGGTGAACGCAATGCTGATCTATGTCGCCCCTCTCTCCCTTGCGATGCTCCTTTTGGCATTCCTGCTCTCGCTTGTGGCATATATTGTAATTGTCTAG
- a CDS encoding diphthine--ammonia ligase — MSWAALTSGGKDSILACQKAIDSNKDIEFLVTVRPDNPDSYMFHSANLDAVQVIARVAGMKYVDIRTHGRKEEELADLLQGLSCLPVEGIVVGAVASVYQNERVTSIAKELSLEVFAPLWQMDTGLLLEEVASRMDSMIVVTAAEGLDESFLGAHIDKRLIARLKTVASRHRINLAGEGGEYESLTLNAPFYGRPVTWATSEIRTSGGRSELLLGGFA, encoded by the coding sequence ATGAGCTGGGCAGCACTCACTTCCGGAGGCAAGGATTCGATTCTCGCATGCCAGAAGGCGATTGACAGTAACAAGGATATTGAATTCCTCGTAACGGTCAGGCCGGACAATCCTGATTCCTACATGTTTCACTCGGCAAACCTTGATGCAGTTCAGGTAATCGCACGTGTGGCAGGGATGAAGTACGTTGACATCCGTACCCATGGCAGGAAAGAGGAGGAACTCGCTGACCTCCTGCAGGGGCTTTCCTGCCTGCCAGTCGAAGGGATTGTGGTCGGTGCCGTTGCATCCGTGTACCAGAATGAGCGGGTGACTTCAATTGCAAAGGAGTTATCCCTCGAAGTGTTTGCCCCGCTCTGGCAGATGGACACCGGATTGCTGCTGGAGGAAGTCGCATCGCGGATGGATTCGATGATTGTCGTGACTGCCGCAGAAGGGCTGGACGAAAGTTTTCTTGGCGCCCATATCGATAAGCGGCTGATTGCACGGCTCAAAACAGTCGCGTCACGCCACCGGATCAACCTTGCCGGAGAGGGCGGGGAATATGAGAGCCTAACCCTCAATGCACCTTTCTATGGCCGTCCCGTCACCTGGGCAACCTCGGAAATCCGTACCTCTGGCGGCCGCAGCGAACTCCTGCTCGGGGGCTTTGCCTGA